A window of Mycolicibacterium madagascariense genomic DNA:
GAGGGGCTGAACACCGTCACCCGGTTGACGCGGTGGAACGCTGCGACCTCCTTGGCCAGGCCCATCTTCTGCAGGTAGCTCACCGCTCTGGCGGTCAGGCCGTCGCCACAGGGCTTGTCGCGGGGGAACTCGGCCTTGTCGAGGACGAGCACCTTGGCGCCGGTCCGCGCTGCCTGCCACGCCGCGGCGGCGCCGGAGGGCCCTCCGCCGGCGACGACGACGTCGTATCGCTGCGTCATGCGTCTCGTCTCGGGTAGGGGTCCATGTCGGCACAGATGGTACCGGGCAGGCGGCGGGCACTGGCGTCGGCGATCGGTGGCCCGGCGCGGTCGTACCAGGTCAACCGCGCTCAGCCGGTACAGTGGTTGGGTGCATCGACCGTCTCGCGCCCACTCGGGCTCCCCGCCGGGGGCGAAGGTCGACGCCCGCAGCGAACGCTGGCGCGAGCACCGCAAGAAGGTGCGTGCGGAAATCGTGGACGCCGCCTTCCGCGCGATCGACAAGCTGGGGCCCGAACTCTCGTTGCGGGAGATCGCCGAGGAGGCCGGGACCGCCAAGCCGAAGATCTACCGGCACTTCACCGACAAGTCCGACCTGTTCCAGGCGATCGGTGAACGACTGCGAGACATGTTGTGGGCGGCCATCTTTCCCGCCATCGACATCACGGCCGACCCCGCCCGCGAGGTGATCCGGCGTTCGGTGGAGAAGTACGTCGACCTCGTCGACCAACATCCCAACGTCTGCCGCTTCCTCATCCAGGGGCGCTTCGCCGAGCAGAGCGAGTCGACGATGCGGGCACTGAACGAGGGTCGCGACATCACGCTGGCGATGGCGGCGATGTTCAACGAGGAGCTCCGTGAGATGGAGCTCGACGGCGCCGCGATCGAGCTGGCCGCGTTCACGACGTTCGGTTCGGCTGCGGCCGCCACCGAGTGGTGGCTGGGGCCGAGCACCGACAGCCCCCGGCGAATGCCGCCGAAGGAGTTCATGGTGCACATGACGACGATCATGCTGAGTTCGATCTACGGCACGTGCGAACTCCTGGGCATCAAGATCGATCCCGACGTGCCGCTGCACGACGGGGTGCGTCGCCGGGAGCCCGTCCTGTAATACCCGGTACCCGTGTTCCCAGGTATCGTGATCGCATGACCGTCGCCCAGGAGGCAGGCGCCGTCACGGCGCACGAAGATCCCGTCCATACCCGAGCCGTCATCATCGGCAGCGGATTCTCCGGCCTCGGGATGGCCATCGCGCTGCAGAAGCAGGGCTTCGGTCCGTCGGACTTCGTGATCCTGGAGAAGGCCGACGAGATCGGCGGCACCTGGCGGGACAACACCTACCCCGGCTGCGCCTGCGACATCCCGTCGCACATGTACTCGTTCTCGTTCGAGCCGAAGCCGGACTGGACCCACATGTGGTCACTGCAACCGGAGATCTTCGGCTACCTCAAGGGCATCGCCGACAAGTACGGTCTGCGGCGCTACGTGCGCTTCGGCTCCCGCGTGGACCGGGCGCAGTGGGACGACGCCGAGATGCGGTGGCACGTCTTCACCGACGGCGGGCAGGAGTACGTCGCCCAGTTCCTGATCTCCGGCGCTGGTGCGCTGCACATTCCGCTGGTGCCGGACATCGAAGGTCGTGACGAGTTCGCCGGTGTGGCGTTCCACTCGGCGCAGTGGGACCACTCGGTCGACCTCACCGGCAAGCGGGTCGCGGTGATCGGCACCGGGGCCAGTGCCATCCAACTCATTCCGGTGATCGTGGAGGACGTCGCCGAACTGCAGGTGTACCAACGCACGCCGCCGTGGGTGATGCCCCGCCCGAACAACGCTCTGCCGCAATGGCTTCGGCGCATCTTCACCGACGTGCCCGGTGCCCGCGCACTGACCAGGGCCGCGATCTACTGGTTGCACGAAGTGGTGGGCTTCGGCATGACCAAACAGCCGGGGCTGCTGAGAGTCGGCACGCTGCTGGGTATTTGGAACATTCGGCGCTCGGTCAAGGACAAGGCACTGCGGCGCAAGCTGATTCCCGACTATCGCGCCGGCTGCAAGCGAATCCTCAACTCCGACACCTACTATCGCGGCATCGCCAACCCGAAGACCCAGGTGATCACCGAGCCCATCGCGCGGATGACCCGCGACGGCATCGTCACCGCGGACGGCGTGGAGCATGCCGTCGACGTCGTGGTGTTCGCGACCGGCTTCCACGTCACCGACTCCTACTCCTACGTCGAGGTGAAGGGCCCCGGTGGCGAGGACCTCGTCGACCGGTGGAACCGCGAGGGCGTCGAGGCGCACCGCGGCGTCGCCGTCGCCGACATGCCCAACCTCTTCTACCTGCTCGGCCCCAACACCGGCCTCGGCCACAACTCGGTGGTGTTCATGATCGAGTCGCAGATCCGCTACGTCGCCAAGGCGATCGCCGCGGTCGACCGGGCACGCGCGCAGGCCGTCGCCCCGACCAGGGCGGCCCAGGACGCGTTCAACGCCGAGCTGCAGGGCGATCTGGCGAAGACGGTGTGGAGCACCGGAGGTTGCCGTAGCTGGTACATGGACTCCCGCGGCGTGAACCGGACGCTGTGGAGCGGCATGACCTGGCAGTACTGGCTGGCGCTGCGCCGGTTCAAGGCCTCGGAGTACGCGTTCCTGCGGCGCTGAACCCGACACGGGAACACAAGTTGTTGTGTTCGCGCGTGTTGTCGTACCCCAGTTGTAGTGTCGAGGCAATAATCGTCACGCTTCGAATTGGGGTTCACAGTGTCTGATGGAATCAAGCTGATCGACCGCGTCTCGGCCATCAACTGGAACCGCGTTCAGGACGAGAAGGACGCCGAGGTGTGGGAGCGTCTGACCGGCAACTTCTGGTTGCCGGAGAAGGTGCCGGTGTCCAACGACATCCCGTCGTGGGGCACGTTGAACGAGCACGAGAAGCAACTGACGATGCGGGTCTTCACCGGGCTGACGCTGCTGGACACCATCCAGGGCACCGTCGGCGCGGTCAGCCTCATCCCCGACGCGATCACCCCGCACGAGGAAGCGGTGTACACGAACATCGCGTTCATGGAGTCGGTGCACGCCAAGAGCTACAGCAACATCTTCTCGACGCTGTGCTCGACGGTGGAGATCGACGAGGCGTTTCGCTGGTCGGAGGAGAACCCCAACCTGCAGCGCAAGGCCGAGATCGTCATGAACTTCTACCGGGGCGACGATCCGCTCAAGCGCAAGGTGGCCTCCACGCTGTTGGAGAGCTTCCTGTTCTACTCCGGCTTCTACCTCCCGATGTACTGGAGCAGCCGCGCGAAGCTGACGAACACCGCCGACATGATCCGGCTGATCATTCGCGACGAGGCCGTGCACGGCTACTACATTGGCTACAAGTTCCAGAAGGGTTTGGCCCAGGCCGACGAGGCGCGCAGGGCCGAGCTGAAGGACTACACCTACGAGCTGCTGTTCGAGCTCTACGACAACGAGGTGGAGTACACCCAGGACCTGTACGACGAGGTCGGGCTGACCGAGGACGTCAAGAAGTTCCTGCGGTACAACGCGAACAAGGCGCTGATGAACCTGGGGTACGAGGCCCTGTTCCCCAAGGACGAGACCGACGTCAACCCGGCGATCCTGTCGGCACTCTCGCCGAACGCCGACGAGAATCACGACTTCTTCTCCGGGTCGGGGTCGAGCTACGTCATCGGCAAGGCCGTCAACACGACCGACGACGACTGGGACTTCTAGGCGCCGGGCGTCGCGACCATCAGGCCGAGCAGGTCGTAGACGACGGTTGCCGCGGCGAGGGACGTGATCTCCGCGTGGTCGTAGGCCGGGGCCACTTCGACGACGTCGGCCCCGACGATGCCGATGCCGGTCAGCGCACGCAGCATGCGAAGCAGTTCGCGAGCGGTGAGCCCACCTGATTCCGGCGTTCCCGTGCCGGGGGCGAAGGCGGGGTCGAGGACGTCGATGTCGACCGAGAGGTAGACCGGCGCATCGCCGACGCGGCGGCGGATGACGTCGACGGCGGCCTCGATCCCCATCACGTCGAGGTCGCCGGCGCGGATGATGCGAAAGCCCATCCGCGCGTCGTCGTTGAGGTCCATCCGGTCGTAGATCGGACCGCGGATGCCGATGTGGATCGAATGGTCCTCGACCAGGAGGCCCTCTTCGAATGCGCGCCGGAAGATCGTGCCGTGGGTGACGGGCGCGCCGAAGTAGGTGTCCCAGGTATCGAGGTGAGCGTCGAAGTGCACCAACGCAATTGGGCCGTGGACGGCATGCAGGGCCCGCAGGTTCGGCAGGGCGATGGTGTGGTCGCCGCCGATCGAGACCACCCTGCGGCGGCCGTCGCCGACGATCTCGGAGACGCGGTCCTGGATCTGGGTGCACGCCTCGGCGATGTCGTAGGGCGTCACCGCGACGTCACCGGCGTCGACGATCTGGACCTCCTGCAGCGGCGCCACCCCCAACTCGACGTGGTACCCGGGCCGCAGGGCGCGCGCGGCCTGCCGGACGCCGAGTGGCCCGAACCGGGCGCCCGGCCGGTAGGACGTCCCGCCGTCGAAGGGCACGCCCAGAATGGCGATGTCGTAGTCCGTGACCTCCGCGATGTCGGCGATCCGGGCGAAGGTGCCCTTGCCCGCATAGCGGGGCACCTGCGTGGACGGGATCGCTCCGATGATGTGGTCGTCGGTGCCGGGCATGGCGGCCTCTCGGGTTGGTGGGATCTTTCGGGAGTGACTCGTTCAATCGGGTGGCAGCCCAGAGCGTGCTGCGATCAGGTCGTGACGACGGACATCGCCGTCGCGCGGAGCCACGGTTGCAGCCGCTGCGCGATCGCGAACGTGAACGGCGTACCGCACGGCGGCGCGATCGTGCCCTCACCCATCGTCTGCGCGCTGAGAATTCCGACCGCGGCGAGGCTGCCGTCGGGCCTGACGGTGTAGACCGGACCGCCGGAGTCCCCGCACTGCGTGGTCGCGGCGAAGGTGACGGTGTCGGGGGTGATGCCGGTGACCGGACCACACTGCAGACCCGTGGGGAGGCCGACCTTGCACAGCACGTCGCCCAT
This region includes:
- the nrdF gene encoding class 1b ribonucleoside-diphosphate reductase subunit beta → MKLIDRVSAINWNRVQDEKDAEVWERLTGNFWLPEKVPVSNDIPSWGTLNEHEKQLTMRVFTGLTLLDTIQGTVGAVSLIPDAITPHEEAVYTNIAFMESVHAKSYSNIFSTLCSTVEIDEAFRWSEENPNLQRKAEIVMNFYRGDDPLKRKVASTLLESFLFYSGFYLPMYWSSRAKLTNTADMIRLIIRDEAVHGYYIGYKFQKGLAQADEARRAELKDYTYELLFELYDNEVEYTQDLYDEVGLTEDVKKFLRYNANKALMNLGYEALFPKDETDVNPAILSALSPNADENHDFFSGSGSSYVIGKAVNTTDDDWDF
- the speB gene encoding agmatinase, which translates into the protein MPGTDDHIIGAIPSTQVPRYAGKGTFARIADIAEVTDYDIAILGVPFDGGTSYRPGARFGPLGVRQAARALRPGYHVELGVAPLQEVQIVDAGDVAVTPYDIAEACTQIQDRVSEIVGDGRRRVVSIGGDHTIALPNLRALHAVHGPIALVHFDAHLDTWDTYFGAPVTHGTIFRRAFEEGLLVEDHSIHIGIRGPIYDRMDLNDDARMGFRIIRAGDLDVMGIEAAVDVIRRRVGDAPVYLSVDIDVLDPAFAPGTGTPESGGLTARELLRMLRALTGIGIVGADVVEVAPAYDHAEITSLAAATVVYDLLGLMVATPGA
- a CDS encoding flavin-containing monooxygenase; protein product: MTVAQEAGAVTAHEDPVHTRAVIIGSGFSGLGMAIALQKQGFGPSDFVILEKADEIGGTWRDNTYPGCACDIPSHMYSFSFEPKPDWTHMWSLQPEIFGYLKGIADKYGLRRYVRFGSRVDRAQWDDAEMRWHVFTDGGQEYVAQFLISGAGALHIPLVPDIEGRDEFAGVAFHSAQWDHSVDLTGKRVAVIGTGASAIQLIPVIVEDVAELQVYQRTPPWVMPRPNNALPQWLRRIFTDVPGARALTRAAIYWLHEVVGFGMTKQPGLLRVGTLLGIWNIRRSVKDKALRRKLIPDYRAGCKRILNSDTYYRGIANPKTQVITEPIARMTRDGIVTADGVEHAVDVVVFATGFHVTDSYSYVEVKGPGGEDLVDRWNREGVEAHRGVAVADMPNLFYLLGPNTGLGHNSVVFMIESQIRYVAKAIAAVDRARAQAVAPTRAAQDAFNAELQGDLAKTVWSTGGCRSWYMDSRGVNRTLWSGMTWQYWLALRRFKASEYAFLRR
- a CDS encoding TetR/AcrR family transcriptional regulator, with product MHRPSRAHSGSPPGAKVDARSERWREHRKKVRAEIVDAAFRAIDKLGPELSLREIAEEAGTAKPKIYRHFTDKSDLFQAIGERLRDMLWAAIFPAIDITADPAREVIRRSVEKYVDLVDQHPNVCRFLIQGRFAEQSESTMRALNEGRDITLAMAAMFNEELREMELDGAAIELAAFTTFGSAAAATEWWLGPSTDSPRRMPPKEFMVHMTTIMLSSIYGTCELLGIKIDPDVPLHDGVRRREPVL